A section of the Telopea speciosissima isolate NSW1024214 ecotype Mountain lineage chromosome 3, Tspe_v1, whole genome shotgun sequence genome encodes:
- the LOC122656684 gene encoding uncharacterized protein At1g08160-like produces the protein MANPARRPTNTTPTRRSKLIKCIATTIITLCVLIAIAILIAWAIIRPKRLVYTIENGSVHGYDLKYKHLNSSFNFVLKAYNPNKKVSVFYNSMQVSVLYDDEPIAFDTVEPFFQSHHNVTLLQLKPVAHSVPLMESEIKDLKLERSSGVMELTIKVKGKVRLKVGSWKSKERKLRVSCYPVDLHFSSSKSFERTKCVSHI, from the coding sequence ATGGCTAATCCAGCGAGAAGGCCCACGAACACAACTCCAACCAGGCGGTCGAAACTGATCAAATGCAttgccaccaccatcatcaccctTTGTGTCCTTATCGCCATTGCAATACTCATAGCTTGGGCGATCATAAGGCCTAAACGACTCGTCTACACCATAGAAAATGGTTCCGTTCATGGCTATGACCTCAAGTATAAACATCTGAACTCTTCGTTCAATTTTGTGCTTAAGGCTTacaatcccaacaaaaaagTCTCTGTTTTTTACAACTCTATGCAGGTGTCTGTACTTTATGATGATGAGCCGATTGCGTTTGATACCGTGGAACCTTTCTTCCAATCTCATCATAACGTTACCCTTCTCCAGCTCAAGCCTGTAGCGCATTCAGTTCCATTAATGGAGTCTGAAATCAAGGATTTGAAGCTTGAGAGATCTTCTGGAGTGATGGAATTAACCATTAAGGTGAAGGGTAAGGTTCGTCTCAAGGTAGGTTCTTGGAAATCGAAAGAACGGAAGTTAAGGGTTTCTTGTTACCCGGTGGACTTGCATTTTTCATCCTCGAAATCCTTCGAGAGAACCAAATGCGTTTCACACATTTGA